From a region of the Salminus brasiliensis chromosome 4, fSalBra1.hap2, whole genome shotgun sequence genome:
- the ubr2 gene encoding E3 ubiquitin-protein ligase UBR2 isoform X2 encodes MAAAETDREVPSALCSEFLNFSAKDTAAKWLQATDLPKDVYQHMARYVPKIYCLGPNLNPQSEDLLAQLLLQAPLEWYLCGEEPSVGLAKLEQNNQPSQLCGHVFKVGEPTYSCRECAADPTCVLCMQCFLGSVHKEHRYRMTTSGGGGFCDCGDTEAWKKGPYCQKHEPNISDSSQEDPLANLSADMIARTYNIFSIILKYAVDMLTWDKEDELPQGLEPPERGDTYYCMLFNDEVHTYEQVIYTLQKAVNCTQKEAVSFATTVDRDGRKSVRYGDFQFCEQAKSIIVRNTSRQTKPLRVQVMHSSVVAHQCFALKALAWLGHIIRYSDALRRILCQVGLQKGPEGENSSLVDTLMLCDSKMWKGARNVYHQLFMSSLLMDLKYKKLFAIQFAKNYQRLQTDFMEDDHERLVSVTSLSVQLFTVPTMARMLITEENLMTTIIRTFVDHLRHRDLQGRFQFERYTAQQAFKFRRVQSLIGDLKYVLISCPTEWTDKLREKFLEGLDAFLELLKCMQGMDPVVRQVGQHIEMEPEWEAAFTLQMKLTHIISMKQEWCASDERVLIEAYKKCLTALTHCHSGFTDGEQPITLSMCGHSVDTIRYCVSQEKVSIHLPVSRLLAGLHVLLSKTEVAYRFPEQLPLSELSPPMLIEHPLRCLVLCAQVHAGMWRRNGFSLVNQIYYYHNVKCRVEMFDKDLMMLQAGASMMDPNHFLMIVLSRFELFHIFSSADCRKRYNRENANKDVVQQNSTLIEEMLHLIMMVVGERFASGIGQVENCDELKREIIHQLCIRPMAHSELVKALPENENKETGMERVIDRVASFKKPGVTGRGLYELRPECAKQFNLYFYHYSRADQSKAEEAQRKLKRQNGEDSALPPPVLPPFCPLFASLVNILQCDVLLGMLGAVLQWAVEPSGGHWSESMLQRVLHLIGMALLEEQQQLESSCEDNEVTFNFTLKISRPGEAPSNTPSVLALLETLQNAPHLEVHKDMIRWILKMVASIKTMRERTAATPSPEGSGHCQEETVRDKDKAERKRKAEMARLRREKIMAQMSEMQRHFINENKELFQQSLEELDASTSTSQEHSPSSWDSTLVCVGPRRWRAGGGDRRQVVTCILCQEEQEIRSDGRAMVLAAFVQRSTVMSKNRKRPPHNPESYDPLFMHPDLSFGTHTGSCGHIMHSHCWQRYFEAVQAKEQRRQQRLRVHTSYDVENGEFLCPLCECLSNTVIPLLPLAKASCSSEQPGLSLWLNTTSQQIKALHSAHRKNKPTAMGETQTVEDCPPPEGFRLDHAPVNPYSSSIKEMLTTFGTATYKVGLKVHPNEQDPRVPIMCWGSCAYTIQSIERLLVDEEKPLFGSLPCRQDDCLSSLARFGSACWTVSCLSAVQSHFTRLSAALVPDPQVENSPCIVDVDMFHLLVSLVLSYSAVHCQDASGLSVDAAQLHFLHLVTVAHLVQILLTSVPAELTMEQESGGVEREEEEGICLLYNTLRTRLGSALREMSSGWHLWRCVKTSILPFLRGAALFFHHLNGVPTPPELHALGAGEWEALCSYLCLPSNLLQLYYNYQDVLEPLLQGWCSHPGIRQCLQSPESLISFPRESNKLIELPEDYSALINQASSFTCPKSGGDKSRAPTLCLVCGTMLCSQSYCCQTELEGEDVGACTAHTFACGAGVGLFLRVRESQVLLLAGKTKGCFYAPPYLDDYGETDQGLRRGNPLHLCRERYRKIQKLWRQHSITEEIGHAQEANQTLVGIDWQHL; translated from the exons ATGGCGGCGGCTGAAACCGATCGTGAAGTCCCGTCTGCTCTCTGCAGCGAATTCCTCAATTTCTCAGCCAAGGACACCGCTGCG AAATGGCTACAGGCAACCGATCTGCCCAAAGATGTCTACCAGCACATGGCTCGCTATGTGCCAAAGATCTACTGCTTGGGGCCCAATCTGAACCCTCAAAGTGAAGACTTGCTGGCCCAACTGCTACTCCAGGCCCCGCTGGAGTGGTACTTGTGCGGGGAAGAGCCATCAGTTGGCCTGGCTAAGCTAGAGCAAAACAACCAGCCCTCTCAGCTTTGTGGCCATGTCTTTAAAGTTGGGGAGCCCACATACTCCTGCAG GGAATGCGCAGCAGACCCTACCTGTGTGTTATGCATGCAGTGTTTTTTAGGCAGCGTGCACAAAGAGCATCGTTACAGG ATGACCACCTCTGGGGGAGGAGGCTTCTGTGACTGTGGTGATACAGAGGCCTGGAAAAAGGGTCCTTACTGTCAGAAACATGAGCCCAACATCAGTGACTCCTCCCAGGAG gaTCCACTTGCCAATCTCTCTGCAGACATGATTGCACGCACATATAATATCTTTTCTATCATCCTGAAATATGCTGTGGACATGCTCACCTGGGACAAGGAAGATGAACTCCCTCAGGGACTTGAACCACC GGAGCGTGGAGACACTTATTACTGCATGCTGTTCAACGATGAGGTTCACACTTATGAGCAGGTCATATACACACTACAGAAAGCCGTCAACTGCACGCAGAAGGAAGCTGTCAGCTTTGCAACTACCGTGGACCGAGAT GGACGGAAGTCTGTACGATATGGGGATTTTCAGTTCTGTGAACAGGCCAAGTCTATTATTGTG CGCAACACAAGTCGTCAGACGAAGCCACTCCGGGTTCAGGTTATGCACTCTTCAGTAGTGGCCCACCAATGCTTTGCGCTCAAAGCCCTGGCCTGGCTTGGACATATCATCAGATATTCAG ATGCACTGAGGAGGATTCTGTGCCAGGTGGGGCTGCAGAAAGGTCCTGAAGGGGAGAACTCCTCTCTAGTAGACACACTCATGCTCTGCGACTCCAAGATGTGGAAAG GTGCAAGGAATGTTTACCACCAGCTCTTCATGAGCAGTCTTCTCATGGATCTGAAGTATAAGAAGCTATTTGCTATTCAGTTTGCAAAG AATTACCAGCGCCTCCAGACAGATTTTATGGAGGATGATCACGAGCGCTTAGTGTCAGTGACCTCTCTGTCAGTGCAACTCTTCACCGTCCCCACCATG GCACGGATGCTGATCACAGAGGAGAATCTGATGACCACAATCATTCGCACTTTTGTGGATCATCTGAGACATCGAGACCTGCAGGGACGATTCCAGTTCGAACGCTACACTGCACAGCAAGCCTTTAAATTCCGCAGAGTCCAGAGCCTTATAGGAGACCTCAA ATATGTCCTGATTAGCTGTCCAACAGAATGGACAGACAAACTCAGGGAGAAGTTTCTGGAAGGACTTGATGCTTTCTTGGAGCTGCTTAAGTGTATGCAG GGTATGGACCCAGTAGTGCGACAGGTGGGTCAGCACATTGAGATGGAGCCAGAATGGGAAGCAGCCTTCACTTTACAGATGAAGCTGACACACATCATCTCAATGAAGCAGGAGTGGTGTGCTAGTGAT GAGAGAGTGCTGATTGAAGCCTATAAAAAGTGCCTGACGGCGCTGACTCATTGCCACAGTGGCTTTACTGACGGTGAGCAGCCCATCACTCTGAGCATGTGTGGCCACTCCGTGGATACAATTCGCTACTGTGTTTCCCAGGAGAAAGTCAGCATCCACCTCCCGGTGTCCAGGCTGCTGGCAG gACTTCATGTTCTTCTCAGCAAGACAGAAGTAGCTTACAGATTCCCTGAACAGCTGCCTCTG aGTGAACTGAGCCCTCCCATGCTGATCGAACACCCACTTCGCTGCCTGGTTCTTTGTGCCCAAGTGCATGCTGGGATGTGGAGGAGAAATGGTTTCTCATTGGTCAATCAG ATCTATTACTACCACAATGTGAAGTGTAGAGTAGAGATGTTCGATAAGGACCTCATGATGCTACAG GCGGGAGCCTCCATGATGGATCCTAACCACTTCCTGATGATTGTGCTTAGTCGTTTTGAGCTTTTTCATATCTTCAGTTCAGCTGACTGTAGGAAAAGATACAACAGAGAGAACGCTAATAAG GATGTGGTCCAGCAGAACAGCACTTTGATTGAGGAGATGTTGCATCTAATCATGATGGTTGTGG GTGAGCGCTTTGCATCAGGCATTGGACAAGTGGAGAACTGTGATGAGTTAAAGAGAGAGATCATTCATCAGCTTTGTATTCGACCCATGGCCCACAGCGAGCTGGTCAAAGCATTGCCTGAGAAT GAGAATAAGGAGACGGGGATGGAGCGAGTCATTGACCGTGTTGCTTCGTTTAA GAAGCCGGGAGTAACTGGCAGAGGACTGTACGAACTTCGGCCAGAGTGCGCCAAGCAGTTCAACCTCTACTTCTACCACTACTCCAGAGCTGACCAGTCCAAG GCAGAAGAAGCCCAGCGAAAGCTGAAGAGGCAGAATGGAGAGGACTCGG CTTTGCCACCCCCGGTGCTACCTCCGTTCTGCCCGCTGTTTGCCAGCTTGGTGAACATTCTGCAGTGTGACGTGTTGCTGGGCATGCTTGGCGCTGTGCTGCAGTGGGCTGTGGAGCCCAGTGGAGGACACTGGTCTGAGTCAATGCTGCAGAGG GTGCTGCATTTGATAGGCATGGCTCTGTTggaggaacagcagcagctagAGAGCAGCTGTGAAGACAATGAAGTCACCTTCAACTTTACTCTCAAAATCTCTC GCCCTGGCGAAGCTCCTAGCAACACTCCCAGTGTCTTGGCTCTGTTGGAGACGCTACAGAATGCTCCTCATTTAGAGGTGCACAAAGATATGATCCGCTGGATTCTCAAG ATGGTGGCCAGCATTAAGACCATGCGGGAGCGCACCGCTGCTACGCCGTCCCCTGAAGGAAGTGGTCACTGCCAAGAAGAG ACTGTGCGGGATAAAGACAaagcagagaggaagaggaaggcaGAGATGGCCAGACTGCGCAGAGAGAAGATCATGGCTCAGATGTCAGAGATGCAGAGACACTTTATCAATGAGAACAAGGAGCTGTTCCAGCAAAGCTTAGAAGAGCTGGATGCCTCTACCTCCACATCACAAGAACATAG CCCCAGTTCATGGGACAGCACTCTGGTGTGTGTGGGACCTCGGCGGTGGCGTGCAGGTGGAGGAGATAGGAGGCAGGTGGTGACGTGTATCTTGTGTCAAGAGGAACAAGAGATTAGATCCGATGGTAGAGCAATGGTGCTTGCCGCCTTTGTCCAGCGCTCTACAGTCATGTCTAAAAACCGCAAGAGACCACCACACAACCCCG AGAGCTACGACCCCCTCTTCATGCACCCTGACCTGTCCTTCGGCACACACACGGGCAGCTGTGGGCACATAATGCACTCTCACTGCTGGCAGAG GTACTTTGAGGCAGTGCAGGCTAAGGAGCAGCGCAGGCAGCAGAGACTGCGAGTGCACACCAGTTACGATGTAGAGAATGGAGAGTTCCTGTGTCCACTTTGCGAGTGTCTCAGTAACACAGTCATTCCTCTCCTGCCTCTCGCAAAGGCCTCATGCAG TAGTGAGCAGCCAGGTCTGTCTCTGTGGCTGAATACTACCTCTCAGCAGATCAAAGCCTTGCACTCTGCTCACAGAAAGAACAAGCCCACAG caatgggtgaaacacAGACTGTGGAAGATTGTCCTCCCCCTGAGGGCTTCAGACTGGATCACGCTCCAGT GAACCCTTACTCGAGCTCCATAAAGGAGATGCTGACAACGTTTGGAACGGCAACATATAAAGTTGGCCTTAAGGTGCACCCAAACGAGCAGGACCCACGTGTGCCTATCATGTGCTGGGGCAGCTGTGCCTACACCATCCAGTCCATag AGAGATTGCTGGTAGATGAGGAAAAGCCTCTGTTTGGAAGTTTACCCTGCAGACAG GATGACTGTTTAAGTTCCCTGGCCCGGTTTGGCTCTGCATGCTGGACCGTCTCCTGTCTCTCTGCAGTACAGAGTCACTTTACTCGACTGTCAGCAG CCCTGGTTCCTGATCCCCAAGTGGAAAACTCCCCCTGCATTGTGGATGTTGACATGTTCCACCTGCTG GTGAGTTTGGTGCTATCTTACTCAGCGGTGCACTGCCAGGATGCATCAGGCCTGAGTGTTGATGCTGCTCAGCTACATTTTCTGCACCTGGTCACTGTGGCTCACCTGGTCCAGATTCTCCTCACTTCTGTCCCTG CGGAGCTGACCATGGAGCAGGAGAGTGGAGGAGTGGAGCGTGAGGAGGAAGAGGGTATCTGTCTCCTCTATAACACTCTGAGAACTCGTCTTGGCAG TGCCCTGCGTGAGATGAGCTCAGGGTGGCACCTCTGGCGCTGTGTCAAGACAAGCATCCTTCCCTTCCTGAGGGGAGCAGCTCTTTTCTTCCACCATCTCAATGGAGTGCCCACTCCACCGGAGCTGCATG ctctagGTGCAGGTGAATGGGAGGCTCTTTGTTCATACCTGTGTTTGCCTTCCAACCTGCTGCAGCTCTACTATAATTACCAAGATGTTTTGGAGCCTCTGCTTCAGGG GTGGTGCTCTCATCCAGGCATACGTCAGTGCCTCCAGTCCCCTGAATCCCTAATAAG TTTTCCTAGAGAGTCTAACAAGCTTATTGAGCTGCCAGAAGACTACAGTGCTCTCATCAATCAAGCCTCCAGCTTCAC CTGTCCCAAGTCAGGAGGGGACAAGTCTCGTGCACCGACGCTGTGCCTAGTTTGTGGTACAATGCTGTGCTCTCAGAGCTACTGCTGCCAGACTGAGCTGGAGGGAGAGGACGTGGGAGCCTGCACTGCACACACCTTTGCATGTGGAGCTGGTGTTGGCCTTTTCCTCAG GGTGAGGGAGAGTCAGGTTCTGTTATTGGCTGGGAAAACTAAGGGCTGCTTTTATGCTCCCCCATACTTGGATGACTATGGGGAAACTGACCAAGGGCTCAG ACGGGGGAACCCCTTGCACCTGTGCCGTGAGCGCTACAGAAAGATCCAGAAGCTCTGGCGCCAGCACAGCATCACGGAGGAGATCGGTCATGCCCAGGAAGCGAACCAGACTCTTGTGGGTATCGACTGGCAGCACCTGTGA
- the ubr2 gene encoding E3 ubiquitin-protein ligase UBR2 isoform X1 → MAAAETDREVPSALCSEFLNFSAKDTAAKWLQATDLPKDVYQHMARYVPKIYCLGPNLNPQSEDLLAQLLLQAPLEWYLCGEEPSVGLAKLEQNNQPSQLCGHVFKVGEPTYSCRECAADPTCVLCMQCFLGSVHKEHRYRMTTSGGGGFCDCGDTEAWKKGPYCQKHEPNISDSSQEDPLANLSADMIARTYNIFSIILKYAVDMLTWDKEDELPQGLEPPERGDTYYCMLFNDEVHTYEQVIYTLQKAVNCTQKEAVSFATTVDRDGRKSVRYGDFQFCEQAKSIIVRNTSRQTKPLRVQVMHSSVVAHQCFALKALAWLGHIIRYSDALRRILCQVGLQKGPEGENSSLVDTLMLCDSKMWKGARNVYHQLFMSSLLMDLKYKKLFAIQFAKNYERLQSDYVKDDHDREFSITDLSVQMFTVPSLARMLITEENLMTTIIRTFVDHLRHRDLQGRFQFERYTAQQAFKFRRVQSLIGDLKYVLISCPTEWTDKLREKFLEGLDAFLELLKCMQGMDPVVRQVGQHIEMEPEWEAAFTLQMKLTHIISMKQEWCASDERVLIEAYKKCLTALTHCHSGFTDGEQPITLSMCGHSVDTIRYCVSQEKVSIHLPVSRLLAGLHVLLSKTEVAYRFPEQLPLSELSPPMLIEHPLRCLVLCAQVHAGMWRRNGFSLVNQIYYYHNVKCRVEMFDKDLMMLQAGASMMDPNHFLMIVLSRFELFHIFSSADCRKRYNRENANKDVVQQNSTLIEEMLHLIMMVVGERFASGIGQVENCDELKREIIHQLCIRPMAHSELVKALPENENKETGMERVIDRVASFKKPGVTGRGLYELRPECAKQFNLYFYHYSRADQSKAEEAQRKLKRQNGEDSALPPPVLPPFCPLFASLVNILQCDVLLGMLGAVLQWAVEPSGGHWSESMLQRVLHLIGMALLEEQQQLESSCEDNEVTFNFTLKISRPGEAPSNTPSVLALLETLQNAPHLEVHKDMIRWILKMVASIKTMRERTAATPSPEGSGHCQEETVRDKDKAERKRKAEMARLRREKIMAQMSEMQRHFINENKELFQQSLEELDASTSTSQEHSPSSWDSTLVCVGPRRWRAGGGDRRQVVTCILCQEEQEIRSDGRAMVLAAFVQRSTVMSKNRKRPPHNPESYDPLFMHPDLSFGTHTGSCGHIMHSHCWQRYFEAVQAKEQRRQQRLRVHTSYDVENGEFLCPLCECLSNTVIPLLPLAKASCSSEQPGLSLWLNTTSQQIKALHSAHRKNKPTAMGETQTVEDCPPPEGFRLDHAPVNPYSSSIKEMLTTFGTATYKVGLKVHPNEQDPRVPIMCWGSCAYTIQSIERLLVDEEKPLFGSLPCRQDDCLSSLARFGSACWTVSCLSAVQSHFTRLSAALVPDPQVENSPCIVDVDMFHLLVSLVLSYSAVHCQDASGLSVDAAQLHFLHLVTVAHLVQILLTSVPAELTMEQESGGVEREEEEGICLLYNTLRTRLGSALREMSSGWHLWRCVKTSILPFLRGAALFFHHLNGVPTPPELHALGAGEWEALCSYLCLPSNLLQLYYNYQDVLEPLLQGWCSHPGIRQCLQSPESLISFPRESNKLIELPEDYSALINQASSFTCPKSGGDKSRAPTLCLVCGTMLCSQSYCCQTELEGEDVGACTAHTFACGAGVGLFLRVRESQVLLLAGKTKGCFYAPPYLDDYGETDQGLRRGNPLHLCRERYRKIQKLWRQHSITEEIGHAQEANQTLVGIDWQHL, encoded by the exons ATGGCGGCGGCTGAAACCGATCGTGAAGTCCCGTCTGCTCTCTGCAGCGAATTCCTCAATTTCTCAGCCAAGGACACCGCTGCG AAATGGCTACAGGCAACCGATCTGCCCAAAGATGTCTACCAGCACATGGCTCGCTATGTGCCAAAGATCTACTGCTTGGGGCCCAATCTGAACCCTCAAAGTGAAGACTTGCTGGCCCAACTGCTACTCCAGGCCCCGCTGGAGTGGTACTTGTGCGGGGAAGAGCCATCAGTTGGCCTGGCTAAGCTAGAGCAAAACAACCAGCCCTCTCAGCTTTGTGGCCATGTCTTTAAAGTTGGGGAGCCCACATACTCCTGCAG GGAATGCGCAGCAGACCCTACCTGTGTGTTATGCATGCAGTGTTTTTTAGGCAGCGTGCACAAAGAGCATCGTTACAGG ATGACCACCTCTGGGGGAGGAGGCTTCTGTGACTGTGGTGATACAGAGGCCTGGAAAAAGGGTCCTTACTGTCAGAAACATGAGCCCAACATCAGTGACTCCTCCCAGGAG gaTCCACTTGCCAATCTCTCTGCAGACATGATTGCACGCACATATAATATCTTTTCTATCATCCTGAAATATGCTGTGGACATGCTCACCTGGGACAAGGAAGATGAACTCCCTCAGGGACTTGAACCACC GGAGCGTGGAGACACTTATTACTGCATGCTGTTCAACGATGAGGTTCACACTTATGAGCAGGTCATATACACACTACAGAAAGCCGTCAACTGCACGCAGAAGGAAGCTGTCAGCTTTGCAACTACCGTGGACCGAGAT GGACGGAAGTCTGTACGATATGGGGATTTTCAGTTCTGTGAACAGGCCAAGTCTATTATTGTG CGCAACACAAGTCGTCAGACGAAGCCACTCCGGGTTCAGGTTATGCACTCTTCAGTAGTGGCCCACCAATGCTTTGCGCTCAAAGCCCTGGCCTGGCTTGGACATATCATCAGATATTCAG ATGCACTGAGGAGGATTCTGTGCCAGGTGGGGCTGCAGAAAGGTCCTGAAGGGGAGAACTCCTCTCTAGTAGACACACTCATGCTCTGCGACTCCAAGATGTGGAAAG GTGCAAGGAATGTTTACCACCAGCTCTTCATGAGCAGTCTTCTCATGGATCTGAAGTATAAGAAGCTATTTGCTATTCAGTTTGCAAAG AACTATGAGCGCTTGCAGAGCGACTACGTGAAGGACGACCACGACAGGGAGTTCTCCATCACTGACCTTTCTGTGCAAATGTTCACCGTGCCGTCCTTG GCACGGATGCTGATCACAGAGGAGAATCTGATGACCACAATCATTCGCACTTTTGTGGATCATCTGAGACATCGAGACCTGCAGGGACGATTCCAGTTCGAACGCTACACTGCACAGCAAGCCTTTAAATTCCGCAGAGTCCAGAGCCTTATAGGAGACCTCAA ATATGTCCTGATTAGCTGTCCAACAGAATGGACAGACAAACTCAGGGAGAAGTTTCTGGAAGGACTTGATGCTTTCTTGGAGCTGCTTAAGTGTATGCAG GGTATGGACCCAGTAGTGCGACAGGTGGGTCAGCACATTGAGATGGAGCCAGAATGGGAAGCAGCCTTCACTTTACAGATGAAGCTGACACACATCATCTCAATGAAGCAGGAGTGGTGTGCTAGTGAT GAGAGAGTGCTGATTGAAGCCTATAAAAAGTGCCTGACGGCGCTGACTCATTGCCACAGTGGCTTTACTGACGGTGAGCAGCCCATCACTCTGAGCATGTGTGGCCACTCCGTGGATACAATTCGCTACTGTGTTTCCCAGGAGAAAGTCAGCATCCACCTCCCGGTGTCCAGGCTGCTGGCAG gACTTCATGTTCTTCTCAGCAAGACAGAAGTAGCTTACAGATTCCCTGAACAGCTGCCTCTG aGTGAACTGAGCCCTCCCATGCTGATCGAACACCCACTTCGCTGCCTGGTTCTTTGTGCCCAAGTGCATGCTGGGATGTGGAGGAGAAATGGTTTCTCATTGGTCAATCAG ATCTATTACTACCACAATGTGAAGTGTAGAGTAGAGATGTTCGATAAGGACCTCATGATGCTACAG GCGGGAGCCTCCATGATGGATCCTAACCACTTCCTGATGATTGTGCTTAGTCGTTTTGAGCTTTTTCATATCTTCAGTTCAGCTGACTGTAGGAAAAGATACAACAGAGAGAACGCTAATAAG GATGTGGTCCAGCAGAACAGCACTTTGATTGAGGAGATGTTGCATCTAATCATGATGGTTGTGG GTGAGCGCTTTGCATCAGGCATTGGACAAGTGGAGAACTGTGATGAGTTAAAGAGAGAGATCATTCATCAGCTTTGTATTCGACCCATGGCCCACAGCGAGCTGGTCAAAGCATTGCCTGAGAAT GAGAATAAGGAGACGGGGATGGAGCGAGTCATTGACCGTGTTGCTTCGTTTAA GAAGCCGGGAGTAACTGGCAGAGGACTGTACGAACTTCGGCCAGAGTGCGCCAAGCAGTTCAACCTCTACTTCTACCACTACTCCAGAGCTGACCAGTCCAAG GCAGAAGAAGCCCAGCGAAAGCTGAAGAGGCAGAATGGAGAGGACTCGG CTTTGCCACCCCCGGTGCTACCTCCGTTCTGCCCGCTGTTTGCCAGCTTGGTGAACATTCTGCAGTGTGACGTGTTGCTGGGCATGCTTGGCGCTGTGCTGCAGTGGGCTGTGGAGCCCAGTGGAGGACACTGGTCTGAGTCAATGCTGCAGAGG GTGCTGCATTTGATAGGCATGGCTCTGTTggaggaacagcagcagctagAGAGCAGCTGTGAAGACAATGAAGTCACCTTCAACTTTACTCTCAAAATCTCTC GCCCTGGCGAAGCTCCTAGCAACACTCCCAGTGTCTTGGCTCTGTTGGAGACGCTACAGAATGCTCCTCATTTAGAGGTGCACAAAGATATGATCCGCTGGATTCTCAAG ATGGTGGCCAGCATTAAGACCATGCGGGAGCGCACCGCTGCTACGCCGTCCCCTGAAGGAAGTGGTCACTGCCAAGAAGAG ACTGTGCGGGATAAAGACAaagcagagaggaagaggaaggcaGAGATGGCCAGACTGCGCAGAGAGAAGATCATGGCTCAGATGTCAGAGATGCAGAGACACTTTATCAATGAGAACAAGGAGCTGTTCCAGCAAAGCTTAGAAGAGCTGGATGCCTCTACCTCCACATCACAAGAACATAG CCCCAGTTCATGGGACAGCACTCTGGTGTGTGTGGGACCTCGGCGGTGGCGTGCAGGTGGAGGAGATAGGAGGCAGGTGGTGACGTGTATCTTGTGTCAAGAGGAACAAGAGATTAGATCCGATGGTAGAGCAATGGTGCTTGCCGCCTTTGTCCAGCGCTCTACAGTCATGTCTAAAAACCGCAAGAGACCACCACACAACCCCG AGAGCTACGACCCCCTCTTCATGCACCCTGACCTGTCCTTCGGCACACACACGGGCAGCTGTGGGCACATAATGCACTCTCACTGCTGGCAGAG GTACTTTGAGGCAGTGCAGGCTAAGGAGCAGCGCAGGCAGCAGAGACTGCGAGTGCACACCAGTTACGATGTAGAGAATGGAGAGTTCCTGTGTCCACTTTGCGAGTGTCTCAGTAACACAGTCATTCCTCTCCTGCCTCTCGCAAAGGCCTCATGCAG TAGTGAGCAGCCAGGTCTGTCTCTGTGGCTGAATACTACCTCTCAGCAGATCAAAGCCTTGCACTCTGCTCACAGAAAGAACAAGCCCACAG caatgggtgaaacacAGACTGTGGAAGATTGTCCTCCCCCTGAGGGCTTCAGACTGGATCACGCTCCAGT GAACCCTTACTCGAGCTCCATAAAGGAGATGCTGACAACGTTTGGAACGGCAACATATAAAGTTGGCCTTAAGGTGCACCCAAACGAGCAGGACCCACGTGTGCCTATCATGTGCTGGGGCAGCTGTGCCTACACCATCCAGTCCATag AGAGATTGCTGGTAGATGAGGAAAAGCCTCTGTTTGGAAGTTTACCCTGCAGACAG GATGACTGTTTAAGTTCCCTGGCCCGGTTTGGCTCTGCATGCTGGACCGTCTCCTGTCTCTCTGCAGTACAGAGTCACTTTACTCGACTGTCAGCAG CCCTGGTTCCTGATCCCCAAGTGGAAAACTCCCCCTGCATTGTGGATGTTGACATGTTCCACCTGCTG GTGAGTTTGGTGCTATCTTACTCAGCGGTGCACTGCCAGGATGCATCAGGCCTGAGTGTTGATGCTGCTCAGCTACATTTTCTGCACCTGGTCACTGTGGCTCACCTGGTCCAGATTCTCCTCACTTCTGTCCCTG CGGAGCTGACCATGGAGCAGGAGAGTGGAGGAGTGGAGCGTGAGGAGGAAGAGGGTATCTGTCTCCTCTATAACACTCTGAGAACTCGTCTTGGCAG TGCCCTGCGTGAGATGAGCTCAGGGTGGCACCTCTGGCGCTGTGTCAAGACAAGCATCCTTCCCTTCCTGAGGGGAGCAGCTCTTTTCTTCCACCATCTCAATGGAGTGCCCACTCCACCGGAGCTGCATG ctctagGTGCAGGTGAATGGGAGGCTCTTTGTTCATACCTGTGTTTGCCTTCCAACCTGCTGCAGCTCTACTATAATTACCAAGATGTTTTGGAGCCTCTGCTTCAGGG GTGGTGCTCTCATCCAGGCATACGTCAGTGCCTCCAGTCCCCTGAATCCCTAATAAG TTTTCCTAGAGAGTCTAACAAGCTTATTGAGCTGCCAGAAGACTACAGTGCTCTCATCAATCAAGCCTCCAGCTTCAC CTGTCCCAAGTCAGGAGGGGACAAGTCTCGTGCACCGACGCTGTGCCTAGTTTGTGGTACAATGCTGTGCTCTCAGAGCTACTGCTGCCAGACTGAGCTGGAGGGAGAGGACGTGGGAGCCTGCACTGCACACACCTTTGCATGTGGAGCTGGTGTTGGCCTTTTCCTCAG GGTGAGGGAGAGTCAGGTTCTGTTATTGGCTGGGAAAACTAAGGGCTGCTTTTATGCTCCCCCATACTTGGATGACTATGGGGAAACTGACCAAGGGCTCAG ACGGGGGAACCCCTTGCACCTGTGCCGTGAGCGCTACAGAAAGATCCAGAAGCTCTGGCGCCAGCACAGCATCACGGAGGAGATCGGTCATGCCCAGGAAGCGAACCAGACTCTTGTGGGTATCGACTGGCAGCACCTGTGA